The DNA segment GATGAGGGCGCCACCCGCATGGCGCTGGTGGACGTGGACGCCGCCATGGGCAAGGGGAACAACCGCGAGCTGATCGCCCAGATCCTCCAGCGCTGCCAGGCCCGGGACCGGAAGGTCTGCATCCAGGTCGCCGGCGGCATCCGCAGTTCCGACCAGGCCCAGTTCTTCATCGACCAGGGCGCCGCGTGGCTGGTGGCCGGGACCATCCTCCACAAGTCCCCCATGGTCGCCGAGCAGCTCATGGCGCGGTTCCAGCCCTTCCTCACCGCGGCCATCGACGCCCGCAGCGGCACCGTCCATCGCTCGGGCTGGGTGGACACCTCCACCCTCAGCGCCCGGGACCTGGCCCTGAGGGCCAAGGGCTACGGCTTCAAGCGCCTCCTGTTCGTGGACATTCCGGAGGAGCCCGGAACCGCCCCGGATTTCGAGACCGCCCAGGAACTGGCCGCGACCACGGCGCTGCCGGTGGTCATGGGCGGGAGCCTCACCTCCCCCCACCATCTGGCGGCCTGCCACGCCCATCCCGGACTGAAGGGCGCCCTGGTGGACGCCCTGCTCTTCCAGGAGGATCAGGGGCTGTTGGCCCTCCTTCACGCCGCCTGCGCCTGAGCGGGGGGCCCGTGTCGGAAGCGGACGGCGCGTTTCTGGCCTCCCTCGCGGAGCCCGAGCGCATCCACTTCCGCCACCTGGCCCTGGTGCGCCCGCACCTGCCCACCGAAAGCCAGATCCGGATGCTGGAGGGCCTCGCCCGCTCCCTGGCCTCGCCCCGCCTGCTGACCCTGATGGCGCGGACCCCCCACTGGCTGGCCCATTGGCCCATCCTGCTCGGCCTGGCGGAAAACGAGGCGACGCCGGAATCCATCCGCCGCGACCTGGAACTGGTGGTCTCCCTCTTCGACCAGATGCGGGAGCTGGACCACGCGGGTCCCGCCGAACGGAACGAGCGGGCGGAAGGCGTGAAGGCCCTCTATTCCCAGCTGGACCCGGCCCTCAAGCCCGTCGCCAAGCTCCTCGCCAAGCAGTTGGCCCGGACCGTCTCGGCCACCGGCACCACCCAGGAGCTGCCCCCCCTCCCCTCCGTGGACGCCGACTGGGAGACGCTCACCACCCCGCCCCCGCCGCTGCCTTCCCCGCTGGCCGCTCTAATTCCC comes from the Geothrix sp. 21YS21S-4 genome and includes:
- a CDS encoding HisA/HisF-related TIM barrel protein, encoding MKIYPTLNLQHGRVIPTTGDGGPSVQAPLDLAIRLLDEGATRMALVDVDAAMGKGNNRELIAQILQRCQARDRKVCIQVAGGIRSSDQAQFFIDQGAAWLVAGTILHKSPMVAEQLMARFQPFLTAAIDARSGTVHRSGWVDTSTLSARDLALRAKGYGFKRLLFVDIPEEPGTAPDFETAQELAATTALPVVMGGSLTSPHHLAACHAHPGLKGALVDALLFQEDQGLLALLHAACA